aaaaaactagccgggcgaggtggtgggcgcctgtagtcccagctactcgggaggctgaggcaggagaatggcgtagacccgggaggcggagcttgcagtgagctgagatgcagccactgcactccagcctgggcgacagagcgacactctgtctccaaaaaaaaaaaaaaaaaaaaaaaaaagatgtttgctGTGCTGAGCTAAACATGCAAAATCTGGAGTCATAACAAGGCAGGGAGCATCTTATTGACAGGGTTCTAAAACACCTTTCTCCCAAAACACGCCTATGAGCCTCCCCCTCCAATGAGACTCAAAGAATAGCAAGTGCCTCAGCGGCAGCTCCTTCCAGTTGAGTGCTATATGGATCTCCTAAGAAGGGAGGCCTTACCTGTTGGCCATGAGCTGTAGAATCTGTATAAGGAACTTCCCCAGGCCTTTCCGCCGCACCTTGCTTTCCAACTGCACTTCATAGCTAGGTGAAGAAAGGAGAGGTGAGCGTGCAGGATGGGGCATGAAGAGGCTGTAAGGTCTGGCAGAGGAGCTTGCAGTCCTTGGCAGCCCATAGACCTAGGAAGGTCCAGGGCCTttgtcacctggctggagtgcctGTACCATCACCAGGGTCTCTCTCCCCTACCTCCCCCAAGCCATGGCTCCTACCAGTACAGGACTTCATCCCCACACTCCACGTCAAACCGGAAGTGAGAAAAGGCAACAGGGACGGAGCTGTTTTCCCATGCGATGAGGTACCAGGCTCGGTCATCTGTCATTTCCTCCCGTTTCTCTCGGTCCTTCCAGCCCCACTCACTCTGCTCATACCTGGGGAATTTGGGAGCAGTCAGAAGGGAAAGCTGGGAGAGGAACTAGGCTCCCCTGGTCGGGACACGCTTACATGGTTTGCATATTCGTTTTGGTCAGGTCAAAGGCCCAATCCACGGTGGCTGGCTCCAGTCCAGACACTCGCTTACATTCAATGGAGACATTCAACCTGTGAAGAAGACAGGAGGTGTACGGAATTGGTTACAGCTCTCCTGCCAGGGCACTGCTGTTCCTCCCTTAAAGTCTACAGGGAGGAAGGCCCAGTCGCAGTTACTCTACAGAGAAAAGCCTACCCTGTATCTTCCCCAGCATGACTAGAGAAGGTGCAGGAACAAAGTCTTTCAGGCTGAGATTAACAACTGTGGCCATACCGCCCACCCCCCAACCACAAGGCCCATTTCCTGCCTCCCCAAGCTGTCCTAATCCGCCTCAGCAATTTGTAAACTTCTTGTCCCTCTCTGctccttctttattcttttcctaccttttctgtctcttctgtaCTTTGTTATAAACACTCATGTCTTCTGTTATTTAGTTCCTGCCCTTAGACATTTTTCCTGTTGCCGTAATTTCTGAACTGACTCCTCACCGGGCTCCCACGGGACCCCATTCCTTTTATCTACCAATTGCGCCTTCAAAACCACTGGGTGACCCTAGGTCCTTCAAGAAGACTACGGCTCAACacgccccaccccgccccaggAGTCCTGCCTGCCTCATCTGAGGAATAGGGATACTCTCAGCTGATCAACAGGTTaaggccggcacagtggctcacacctgtaatcccagcaattcagggaggccaaggcatatggatcacctgaggtcaggagttcaagatgagcctgaccaacacagtgaaatcccgtctcaactaaaactacaaaaaaattagctgggcatggtggtgggtgcctgtaatcccagctactcgagaggctgaggcaggagaatcgcttgaacctgggaggtggaggttgcaatgagccaaaatcatgccatttcactccagcctgggcaatgagagcgaaactctgtctcaaaacaaacaaacaaacaaacaaaaacgggTGAAGCAGGCTCCAGCCCAACACTGTTTTTCTAAACCCGCAAATGCTGTAGGTGTTAAGATATCTGTTTCTAAATGAAATTTAAGTAACAGTTAAACTCCTTCACCAATCTGTGAAATCACATTCTTTAGATAGCACTACATTCTGAAAGGACTAGAGGCAGCAAACCCTAAGCCTTTAAAGAGCTCCCGTATCAATCTCTCAGTGACCTCTGATACAATCCCCAGAGGATATGCTCACTGGAATCCCATCACTTCTACTGACTGGCACGCCACATTTGCTCAGCCTTATAAATTCAGAACTTCCTGCCCCTAAAGcatcttcctttctttatcaATCACTTAGCCATCACAGCTGCCCAAACATAGCACTGCATCTGTCTTAACTATAAAATGCCCAGAGTTGGCTGGCAATGCCTGTTTTGGAGCTATTCCACATTTCTGGAAGCCAATGGAAATATGGAATATGAAAACACTAtgaagccaggcgcagtgactcacgcctgtaatcccagcactttgggaggccgaggcgggcggatcacctgaggtcaggagttaagagaaaagcttggccaacatggtgaaaccccgtctctaataaaaatacaaaaaattagccggcgtggtggcgggcacctgtaatcccagctactctggaggctgaggcaggagaattgcttgtacccgggaggcagaggttgcagtgagctgagatcacgccattgcactccagcctgggtgacagtgcaagactctgtctcaaaaacaaaaacaaaaacacgatGAGATATCACAATATGGGATCTCTAAAGTATGTCAAAAGCctttccaggctgggcgcagtggctcacgcctattatcccagcacttcgggaggctgaggtgggtggatcacccgaggtcggtggatcacctgaggtcaggagtttgagaccagcctggtcaacatggtgaaaccccatctttactaaaaatacaaaaattagcagggcatgagggcatgtgcgtgtagtcccagctactagggaggctgagggaggagaatcgcttgaatccaggaggtggaggctgcagtgagccgagattacgccactgcactccagcctaggcacagagcaagagtctgtttcaaaaaaaaaaaaaaaacctcataccAGCTGCTACTTACTGAGCTGcacatattctttttcttccttaaaaaaaaaaccttgcgccaggcgcagtggctcacgcctgtaatcccagctctcagggaagcagaggcgggaggatagcttgagcccaggagttcgagacctgcctgggtaatacagcaagacgccgttctccacaaaaagggaaaaaaaaaaaaaaaaccttgcaaaTTTGGCATCATCATCCTATTAGGTAAGAAAATGAGGCTTGAGGAATATGAGTGACTTCTCCAAGTAGAGCTACTAAGACGTCCAGCTACAATTCAACCCCCCAGCACAGAGAAACCAGAGCCCCTGTTTATCCCCAAGCCAAGATGTTACATTCTGGAAGCACAACTCATCAACAGCATCTCAGGTAAGGCAGATTATGCTTCCTATTTAGAAACCAAAAGGACAAAAAATGGTGAGGGAGCCTTCAGTCCAGAGCCTATAGTTAACTGGATcagtaataataacagcaaacaGGGTGAGGGTTGAAAATTTACCTACTGGGTACACgatcactatttgggtgatgggtacactagcTGCCCGACCCCCCCATTACACAAAatatctgcacatgtacctcgcgaatctaaaatgaaattgtaaaataaaataaaataaagtaacagcAAACACTTATCTAGCTTTTATTACGCTCCAGGAACTAACACTTTACATCTTATCCTCCTG
The sequence above is a segment of the Theropithecus gelada isolate Dixy chromosome 14, Tgel_1.0, whole genome shotgun sequence genome. Coding sequences within it:
- the NAA40 gene encoding N-alpha-acetyltransferase 40 isoform X3 translates to MDAVCAKVDAANRLGDPLEAFPVFKKYDRNGLNVSIECKRVSGLEPATVDWAFDLTKTNMQTMYEQSEWGWKDREKREEMTDDRAWYLIAWENSSVPVAFSHFRFDVECGDEVLYCYEVQLESKVRRKGLGKFLIQILQLMANSTQMKKVMLTVFKHNHGAYQFFREALQFEIDDSSPSMSGCCGEDCSYEILSRRTKFGDSQHSHAGGHCGGCCH
- the NAA40 gene encoding N-alpha-acetyltransferase 40 isoform X4 — encoded protein: MLFVPKWTLPTGLNVSIECKRVSGLEPATVDWAFDLTKTNMQTMYEQSEWGWKDREKREEMTDDRAWYLIAWENSSVPVAFSHFRFDVECGDEVLYCYEVQLESKVRRKGLGKFLIQILQLMANSTQMKKVMLTVFKHNHGAYQFFREALQFEIDDSSPSMSGCCGEDCSYEILSRRTKFGDSQHSHAGGHCGGCCH